In Streptomyces pluripotens, the genomic window GCCCTGGGCCAACACCCAGGCCAGCGCCACCTGGGCCGGGGTAACGTCGCCGCCGTGCCGGCGCGCGATCCGGCGCAGACCCGCGACGATCGGCTGGTTGGCCGCCATCATCTCGGCGGTGAAACGCGGATGGCGGGCGCGCACGTCGTCCGGTTCGAAGCCTTCGCCGGGGGTCAGCGTGCCGGTCAGGAAGCCGCTGCCCAGTGGCATCGCCGCGAGGAAACCCACGCCTCGGGCCTCGCACCACGGCAACAGCGCGTCCAACGCCTCCGGTGACCACACCGACAGCTCCGCCTGCACCGCGCTCACCGGGAACACCTGCTGGACCCGCTGCAGCTGGCGCAGGGTGGTGTCGTGCAGCCTGATGCCCGAGCGGCGCCCGCCGCGTGCCCCCACCGCGCACAGGCCCAGCGCCCGGACCTTCCCGGCCCGGACCAACTCGGCCATCGCGCCCCACGTCTCCTCCACGGGAACCTCGGGATCGGCGCAGTGCAACTGGTAGAGGTCGATCACATCCGTCTGCAGGCGCCGCAGCGAGGCGTCGCAGGCCCGCTTCACGTATCCCGGGCGGCCGTTGGCCACGATGTGCTGCTCGCCCACCAGCAGCCCCACCTTCGTGGACACGAAGGCGTCCTCCCGGCGCTCCTTGAGTACCCGGCCCAGCAGCAGCTCATTGGTGAACGGACCGTACATGTCCGCGGTGTCCAGCAGGGACGAGCCCAGGTCCAACGCTCGGTGAACGGTTCTCAGCGACGCGTCGCCCCGCTGTCGGGACCTGCTGTACGCCCAGCTCATCGGCATACATCCGAGTCCGACGGCCCCCACCGTGAGCGCCCCCGCGCCGATCCTCCTGCGCTCCACCTGCTCGTGAACCTCCCTCTGCCCTGCCCCCAACCTAACCTCTGCGCTATCGCGTCCCTGACATAGCCTCCATGCCATGACTGCAGACGCGTGGCTTCCCATTCCGCCCGAGGAGATCGAGGGGCTTCCCGAGGGGCTGAGGTATCTGTTCTGGGACGGGGGCGAGGACGGCGAACAGGCCTTTCCGGGCGACCCCGCGGACTGTGCCGTCTACGTGGTGCCGTACATGAAGCGGTATTCGGTCAAGGTGCGTCCGCTGAAGCAGCTGACCCATGTGCAGGTCATCCAGACACTCACCGCGGGCGTCGACGACATGACGGGGCACCTGTCGTCCATCGTGCCGGGCGTGCGCTTGTGCAACGCGCGCGGGGTGCACGAGTCGAGCACCGCCGAACTCGCGCTCGCCCTCACCCTGGCCTCCCTGCGCGGCATCCCGGGCTTCGTCCGGGCCCAACAGGAGGAGCGCTGGGCGAGCGCGTTCCATCCCTCCCTCGCCGACAAGAGCGTTCTCATCGTCGGCTACGGCGCGATCGGTGCCGCCATCGAGGACCGGCTCACACCCTTTGAACTTGCGCGGGTGGCGCGCGTCGCGCGCTCTGAGCGCACCACGGCGCGCGGTCTCGTGCACCCGATCACCGAAGTGCTCTCACTGCTTCCGGACGCGGATGTGGTGATCATCTGCACCCCGCTCACCGGGGCCACGAGGGGCCTCGTCAACGCGGGCTTCCTCGCGCGGATGAAGGACGGCGCACTGTTGGTCAACGTCGCGCGAGGGCCCGTCGTCGACACCAAGGCGCTGCTCGCCGAGCTGGAGACCGGACGGATCACCGCAGCCCTGGATGTGACCGACCCGGAGCCGCTGCCGCCCGGACATCCCCTGTGGCGGGCGCCTGGCCTGCTGATCAGCCCGCACGTGGGTGGTCCCTCCTCGGCCTTCCTGCCGCGCGCCAAGCGGCTCCTCGCCGACCAGATCACCCGTTTCGTGAACCGGGAGCCCCTGCGGAACGTGATCCTCACGACGGGGGGCGGCACAGCGGGGGGCGGCACGACGGGAGTAAACGGGCAGTAATCCGTTTCCGGCACCCTCCGCGACCTTTCGGGCGCGGTGTGTGTCGGCGTTCTCCCTGGTCGTCACGGAGCGTAGAGACGCTATGTCCCTGAGTGACGATCCTGGTGTATCGTCCCGGACAGGGGCTGCGCCGCCGACCGTTCGGCGCCGGGGATGGACACTTCAGATCTGTGAGGGGGGCGACGGGCGATGCACGGCCTATGGACGAACGATCCGACGCGGCGGAGCCGCCGACGGCGACCCTGGCGCACGGCCGCGCGCAGACGCGGCCATCACACCAGCCACCACACCGGCCACCACTGTCACCACCAGCGCAGGCACAGCGGTCGCAGGAGGCAGACGCACCCAGCGCACCGGGACCGCAGGGATGCGGGAGCGGCGCGGAGCGGGAGGCCCCGGTGAGCGCGCTCCCCACGGTGACGACCGGCTCCGACGAAGCGGTGCGTGCACCGCACCCGCACGAGGCGCTGCCGCCCGGCCGCCCGGCCCCCCATGGGAGCGCGCGCCTGACGGAGCAACTCATTGTCGCCCTGGTCTGCGCCGGCTACGCCGTCGGTGCAGCCTTCGGCTGGGGCGCGGACGAGCTCAGGCTGATCATGGGAGATTTCGGGTTGAGCGCCGCAGCAGGCGTCGCCGCCGTCTCCTGTTTCCTGTACGCCCGGAATGCGCGCGTGCGCTTCCGCTCCGCCTGGCTGCTGTTCGCCCTCTCCTCGGCCATGGCGGCCCTCGGCAACCTGGTCTGGGGCTGGTACGAGGTCGTCCTGGGGCGGCCGGTACCCAGCCCCAGCTACGCCGACCTGTTCTTCCTGTGCTTCGCGCCCCCCGCCATCGTGGGCCTGCTGGTCCTCGCCAAACGGCCGGTGACCAGGGCAGGGTGGATCTGCCTGACGCTGGACGCCTGGCTGATCGGCGGCTCGCTGCTGACCCTCTCGTGGAGCCTCGCGCTCGCCCAGGCGGCCCGTTTCGACGGCCCGAGCGTGGCGCACACCGCACTGTCACTCGCGTACCCGCTGCTCGACATCGCGCTCGTCAGCATGGTGCTCGCGCTGCATTTCCGCCGCGCCCCGGGCAACCGCACGGCCGTGAACACCGCGATCGGTGCGCTCGCGCTCACCGTGATGTGTGACGCACTGTTCACCTCGCCCCTGCTGCACAGCAGCTACCGCTCCGGACAACTGCTGGACGCGGGCTGGTTCGCCGGCTCGCTGCTGCTCGCCTACGCCCCGTGGGCCGCTCCCCGGCACCGGGACGCACGGGAGGCGCACGTACCCGACGGACGCACGCGCGTCGTCCACGAGCACCTGCCCGGACAGCGGAACACGGCCCACCCGCACGTGCCCGTACTCACCGAGGGCCGCGATCACCGCCGCTACCTGGCAGGCCGGCCGATCACCGGCTCCCTCGCCGCGCTCGCCCCGTACCTCGCCGCCGCGGTGTGCACCCTGGGCATCCTGTACAACGTCCTCAACGGCCGAAGGCCCGACCACGTCGTGCTGGTCACCGCGGGGGGCGTCGTGCTCGCGCTCGTCATCCGCCAGGGCATCATGCTGCTGGACAACATCACCCTCACCCAGGAACTGG contains:
- a CDS encoding aldo/keto reductase; the encoded protein is MERRRIGAGALTVGAVGLGCMPMSWAYSRSRQRGDASLRTVHRALDLGSSLLDTADMYGPFTNELLLGRVLKERREDAFVSTKVGLLVGEQHIVANGRPGYVKRACDASLRRLQTDVIDLYQLHCADPEVPVEETWGAMAELVRAGKVRALGLCAVGARGGRRSGIRLHDTTLRQLQRVQQVFPVSAVQAELSVWSPEALDALLPWCEARGVGFLAAMPLGSGFLTGTLTPGEGFEPDDVRARHPRFTAEMMAANQPIVAGLRRIARRHGGDVTPAQVALAWVLAQGRHVIALPGTKREGWATQNAAAAGLRLTEHDVAEVSQLPSARGSWD
- a CDS encoding 2-hydroxyacid dehydrogenase, whose product is MTADAWLPIPPEEIEGLPEGLRYLFWDGGEDGEQAFPGDPADCAVYVVPYMKRYSVKVRPLKQLTHVQVIQTLTAGVDDMTGHLSSIVPGVRLCNARGVHESSTAELALALTLASLRGIPGFVRAQQEERWASAFHPSLADKSVLIVGYGAIGAAIEDRLTPFELARVARVARSERTTARGLVHPITEVLSLLPDADVVIICTPLTGATRGLVNAGFLARMKDGALLVNVARGPVVDTKALLAELETGRITAALDVTDPEPLPPGHPLWRAPGLLISPHVGGPSSAFLPRAKRLLADQITRFVNREPLRNVILTTGGGTAGGGTTGVNGQ